The genomic segment TTTTAAAATTTTTAATCAGAATATATAGAATTCTTTTTTATAAAATGCTGTATTTAGTAAAAACATCAAAAATAAAACGCATTATAAATTTTATTTTATATATTGCAAACTTAGATGTCAAGCATTAATTCCACTACTATGTGGTCATTTGACTTTTTGCATCAATTCGGGGTATATTTTGATTTCCTTCACACTGATTAATTCAAAGATAATCCAAGACCTTCCTGCATCATCCATATAGTTTCCATCTAAACAACCATCCTGACATTGACCAGCTTATCAACTATTGGACTTCGCTACATTTTGTCTGCTCACCTACTGACACCTGCCGGTTCGCTTTAGTTTTGTTCAGATCTTTGACTTAAGACCCTTCAGACTCCACCTCACGCTAACACCTTATCTCTCAGCTAGTGCTTCCGGTTGATTCAATACACAAGTGACTTAAACCCTCTAACTATATAAACTGCCGGGCATATAAAAAAAGACCTCCTTAAAATAACTTGCTGGTAGCAACCAGGTTGAAACAGTAATGAGAATTAATAAGAGGAGTAAAAAAAGTAGATTCTTTTTAGCAAACATCATAACTCCTTCCCTTTTATACTTAAATATTTATACCATTTTATAAATTTTCATAAAATTATATTCGTGATTAACTGCAAAAAGTATAATTTTCTGGACATTAAAAAACCAGCACTTTCGTGCTGGCCAATTTAACTTACCTTTGCTTTTTTCTTCAACGGTGGCATAACCAGATCAATGATCTCTTCCACTCTATCTACTACAGTAATCTCTATACCTTTACAATCTTTCGGTATATCATTAGCATTGTCCTTTGGCACAAAGACCTGTCGGATTCCAGCCCGTTGAGCGCCGTAAATCTTTTCAAACACTCCACCTACTGGCTTAACCCGGCCCTGTATAGAAATTTCACCTGTTACTGCAATATCCTGACGTATGGGCCTATTTTCAATAGCACTAATAATAGCTAAAACAATTGCAACACCTGCAGATGGACCGTCAATTCGACCTCCACCAACCACATTCACATGAATATCATAATCAGCAATATCCTTTCCTGTCAATTTCCGAACCACAGAGGCCGCATTAAAGACAGAGTCTTTTGCCATACTGCCAGCTGTCTCATTAAATCTCAACCGGCCTTTACCTTTTTCTGAAGCTTTAAAAGCAATAGCTTCTATCTCGATCACCGAGCCCAGATAGCCACTCACTCCCAAACCAAAAATCTTACCAACTTCCAGAGTATCAGAACCTTTAATACTTACATAAGGCGTTAAGCGACTAATCTGAGCCACTTCATAGATATGGTCTTTTGTAATAGTAATCTCAGTCTCTTCTTCTCCCTTGCCAGCTTGATTCAGTTCATATAATGCCAGGCCATAAGCATCTGCCAGAATATTGATCGCTTTCCGACCCTCAACAGTATAGGTGCTAATTACTTCATCCACACCCACTTCAAGTTTTACCTTTAATTTAGCCGCTGCATTATTTACGATCTTTTTAATATGCTCAGGTGTCAGCGGTTCAAAGAAAACCTCTGCTGCACGGGACCGGAAAGCAGGATTAATTTCTGATGGATCCCGTGTCGTTGCACCAATCAGAAGAAAATCTGCAGGTGCCCCATCTTCAAATAATTTCTTAATGTATTGAGGAACACTTTCATCAGTAGGATCATAATAAGAAGACTCAAAATAAACACGCTTGTCCTCCATAACTTTCAGCAGTTTATTCTGAAGCATCGGATCCATCTCGCCCAACTCATCAATAAAAAGAACACCGCCATGAGCTTCAGTTACCAGCCCCAGCTTAGGTTCTGGAATACCTATATCAGCCAGATTCTTTCGTGCTCCCTGATATATAGGGTCATGGACAGAACCCAGCAGTGGGTTAGTTACTTCCCTTGGATCCCACCGGAGGGTAGAACCATCTACCTCCACAAATTTTGCCTCTTCATCAAAGGGTGTCCGGGGCATCTTTTTAGCTG from the Anoxybacter fermentans genome contains:
- the lonC gene encoding Lon family ATP-dependent protease produces the protein MKDLIQRIFKKSGMTEKDFELNQLRRQVTVLFSLLSNLYGADKLVLKAGKLEALNLMRSTDLAERVVALQRIVFEDPTIDEIPSEKEIPAILEEIEDGIADIIARKTVEEKIERQVTEKMQEKHNEYIQEIKKQIVRESEGADNPQTLKKYAELEKLEQRGLSRSAMELLRPTSLEEIVGQERAIKALMSKVASPYPQHVILYGPPGVGKTTAARLVLEAAKKMPRTPFDEEAKFVEVDGSTLRWDPREVTNPLLGSVHDPIYQGARKNLADIGIPEPKLGLVTEAHGGVLFIDELGEMDPMLQNKLLKVMEDKRVYFESSYYDPTDESVPQYIKKLFEDGAPADFLLIGATTRDPSEINPAFRSRAAEVFFEPLTPEHIKKIVNNAAAKLKVKLEVGVDEVISTYTVEGRKAINILADAYGLALYELNQAGKGEEETEITITKDHIYEVAQISRLTPYVSIKGSDTLEVGKIFGLGVSGYLGSVIEIEAIAFKASEKGKGRLRFNETAGSMAKDSVFNAASVVRKLTGKDIADYDIHVNVVGGGRIDGPSAGVAIVLAIISAIENRPIRQDIAVTGEISIQGRVKPVGGVFEKIYGAQRAGIRQVFVPKDNANDIPKDCKGIEITVVDRVEEIIDLVMPPLKKKAKVS